In Micromonospora purpureochromogenes, a single window of DNA contains:
- a CDS encoding TetR/AcrR family transcriptional regulator, translating into MGELRDSARQRLRDTIVDAARAQTVASGWDGVRMGGVAAAAGVSRQTVYNEFGSKAGLAEALARREVDRFVADVRAALREHGADVRAGAYAAIWHTLTEAAGNPLIKAILTSARGGSDALLPYLTTRAELVLTEASGALLDWAGDHLPAADPAALAFAADTVVRLVVSHIVLPRAPIDQTASSLADLALHLFLTAATP; encoded by the coding sequence ATGGGTGAGCTGAGGGATTCCGCCCGGCAGCGGCTGCGCGACACGATCGTCGACGCCGCTCGCGCGCAGACCGTCGCGTCCGGCTGGGACGGGGTACGGATGGGTGGGGTGGCGGCCGCGGCCGGGGTGAGCCGGCAGACCGTCTACAACGAGTTCGGCAGCAAGGCGGGGCTGGCCGAGGCGCTCGCCCGGCGCGAGGTGGACCGGTTCGTCGCCGACGTCCGGGCGGCCCTGCGTGAGCACGGCGCCGACGTGCGGGCCGGCGCGTACGCGGCCATCTGGCACACCCTGACCGAGGCGGCCGGCAACCCGCTGATCAAGGCGATCCTGACCAGCGCCCGGGGCGGCTCCGACGCGCTGCTGCCGTACCTGACCACCCGCGCCGAACTGGTGCTCACCGAGGCCTCCGGCGCCCTGCTGGACTGGGCGGGCGACCACCTGCCCGCCGCCGACCCGGCGGCCCTGGCATTCGCCGCCGACACCGTCGTCCGCCTCGTGGTCAGCCACATCGTGCTGCCCCGCGCCCCCATCGACCAGACCGCGTCCTCCCTGGCCGACCTCGCCCTCCACCTCTTCCTCACCGCAGCAACCCCCTGA
- a CDS encoding amidohydrolase family protein translates to MALHVRGVLLPDDEVRDLWLVGDRVTFEPVPGAETVVDGGYVLPGLVDAHCHIGIARGGSPITSLDQARELARIDRDAGVLAIRDAGSPYPYPELDDEPDLPRLARAGRHVAPPKRYLRDIGVEVGAAEVAATVAAQAAAGNGWVKLVGDWIDRGVGDLAPSWDADTMTAAVASAHAAGARAAVHTFSESAVEIMVRAGVDSVEHGTGLSLDLIDLMARQGTALIPTMINIRTFGGIADQARARFPGYADHMLTLRDRFPEVVRAAYEAGVPIYVGTDAGGGIDHGLAAEEMLLLHEQAGMSATDVLAAASWGARAWLGFPGLVEGGLADLTVYPEDPRRDLRVVRTPSRTILRGHPLP, encoded by the coding sequence ATGGCTCTGCATGTGCGCGGTGTGCTCCTGCCGGACGACGAGGTCCGGGATCTCTGGCTGGTCGGCGACCGGGTCACCTTCGAACCGGTGCCCGGCGCCGAGACCGTGGTGGACGGCGGGTACGTGCTGCCCGGTCTGGTCGACGCGCACTGCCACATCGGCATCGCCCGGGGCGGTTCTCCGATCACCTCGCTCGACCAGGCCCGGGAGCTGGCCCGGATCGACCGGGACGCCGGGGTGCTCGCCATCCGGGACGCCGGATCGCCGTACCCGTACCCGGAACTCGACGACGAGCCGGACCTGCCGCGACTGGCCCGCGCCGGGCGGCACGTCGCCCCGCCGAAGCGCTACCTGCGCGACATCGGCGTGGAGGTCGGCGCGGCGGAGGTGGCCGCGACGGTGGCGGCCCAGGCCGCCGCCGGCAACGGCTGGGTCAAGCTGGTCGGTGACTGGATCGACCGGGGCGTCGGCGACCTCGCGCCGTCCTGGGACGCCGACACGATGACCGCGGCCGTCGCGTCCGCGCACGCCGCCGGGGCCCGTGCCGCCGTGCACACCTTCTCCGAGTCGGCGGTGGAGATCATGGTGCGCGCCGGGGTGGACTCGGTGGAGCACGGCACCGGCCTGAGCCTCGACCTGATCGACCTGATGGCCCGGCAGGGCACCGCGCTGATCCCCACGATGATCAACATTCGGACCTTCGGCGGCATCGCCGACCAGGCCCGGGCCAGGTTCCCCGGGTACGCCGACCACATGCTCACCCTGCGCGACCGGTTCCCGGAGGTGGTCCGGGCCGCGTACGAGGCCGGCGTGCCGATCTACGTCGGCACCGACGCGGGCGGCGGCATCGACCACGGGCTGGCCGCCGAGGAGATGCTGCTCCTGCACGAGCAGGCCGGCATGTCCGCGACGGACGTCCTCGCCGCCGCCTCCTGGGGGGCCCGCGCCTGGCTCGGCTTCCCCGGCCTGGTCGAGGGCGGCCTCGCCGACCTCACCGTCTACCCCGAGGACCCCCGCCGCGACCTGCGCGTCGTCCGCACCCCCTCCCGCACCATCCTCCGCGGCCACCCCCTCCCCTGA
- the rpsD gene encoding 30S ribosomal protein S4, with protein MSVRTTVRPSPTDQFPLHPAYGYLLRRQRHPIGVRGGPRRAPRGFQLSDNDERQVRAAYELRMRQLARAVVTAGRQPGDATENLVGQLEQRIDALVHRAGFAPSVDAARDLVAHNTFTVDGGKVNRPSYLVQPGQTIQVRPDRQCRPPVAIALAEHAEGEEPPYLKVSSERLTATLTREPQRQEVPVLRDIPLAVHPDQEVAR; from the coding sequence ATGTCTGTCCGGACGACGGTACGTCCCTCGCCCACGGACCAGTTCCCGCTGCACCCGGCGTACGGGTACCTGCTGCGCCGCCAGCGGCACCCGATCGGCGTCCGCGGCGGGCCGCGGCGTGCCCCGCGCGGGTTCCAGCTGAGCGACAACGACGAGCGGCAGGTCCGGGCGGCGTACGAGCTGCGCATGCGGCAGTTGGCCCGCGCGGTGGTGACGGCCGGCCGGCAGCCGGGCGACGCCACGGAGAACCTGGTCGGGCAGTTGGAACAGCGGATCGACGCGCTGGTGCACCGGGCCGGCTTCGCGCCCTCGGTCGACGCCGCGCGGGACCTTGTCGCCCACAACACCTTCACCGTCGACGGTGGCAAGGTCAACCGGCCGTCGTACCTGGTCCAGCCGGGGCAGACCATCCAGGTGCGCCCGGACCGGCAGTGCCGCCCGCCGGTCGCCATCGCCCTGGCCGAGCACGCCGAGGGCGAAGAACCGCCGTACCTGAAGGTCAGCTCGGAGCGGCTCACCGCGACCCTGACCCGGGAGCCACAACGGCAGGAGGTGCCCGTGCTGCGGGACATCCCCCTCGCCGTCCACCCCGACCAGGAGGTCGCGCGATGA
- a CDS encoding Uma2 family endonuclease, whose protein sequence is MTVAPILPERSEWTVDDLGDLPKDLPYELINGRLILPSPTALHQDLCVRILLALEINCPPEYLVSIDLSMRVDRRNEPRPDVVAIRREHADRSPVPVEDALLAVEVISPTSVFRDMYDKARVYAHAGVQTYWVVDPLRERMTLTEFVLGPKGEYEAVAHTDDVFVTERPWKVSVDLPALTARRAGLLAREGE, encoded by the coding sequence ATGACCGTGGCGCCAATCCTGCCCGAGCGATCGGAGTGGACGGTCGACGACCTCGGCGACCTGCCGAAGGACCTTCCGTATGAGTTGATCAACGGAAGGTTGATCTTGCCGTCCCCCACCGCGCTCCATCAGGACCTCTGTGTCCGGATCCTGCTTGCCCTTGAGATCAACTGTCCGCCCGAGTACCTGGTCAGCATCGACCTCTCCATGCGGGTCGACCGGCGCAACGAGCCGCGGCCGGACGTGGTCGCTATCCGCCGGGAGCACGCCGACCGTAGCCCCGTGCCGGTGGAGGACGCGCTGCTCGCCGTCGAGGTGATCTCCCCGACCTCGGTCTTCCGCGACATGTACGACAAGGCGCGGGTCTACGCCCACGCCGGTGTGCAGACCTACTGGGTGGTCGACCCGCTGCGCGAGCGGATGACGCTGACGGAGTTCGTCCTCGGCCCCAAGGGCGAGTACGAGGCCGTCGCGCACACCGACGACGTCTTCGTCACCGAGCGCCCGTGGAAGGTCTCGGTCGACCTCCCGGCGCTGACCGCGCGGCGCGCGGGACTCCTTGCACGCGAGGGGGAGTAG
- the ffh gene encoding signal recognition particle protein, translating into MFDTLSDRLTGIFTKLRGKGRLTDADIDATAREIRMALLEADVALPVVKGFIAKLKERARGAEVSEALNPAQQIVKIVNEELINVLGGEGRRLQFAKQPPTVIMLAGLQGSGKTTLAGKLARWLKAQGHQPLLVAADLQRPNAVGQLQVLGGRAGVEVYAPEPGNGTGDPVQVARASIEHARRAARDIVIVDTAGRLGIDAEMMQQAADIRDAVDPDEVIFVIDAMVGQDAVRTAEAFRDGVGITGVVLAKLDGDARGGAALSVREVTGQPILFASTGEKLEDFDVFHPDRMASRILGMGDVLTLIEQAEQAFDTDQKEKMTAKLMGGEQFTLDDFLDQLIAVRRMGPIANVLAMMPGMGQMKDQLAELDDKHFDRVTAIIRSMTPGERTNPKIINGSRRARIANGSGVAVMDVNQLLNRFADAQKMMKQMGGMMGLPGAGRRKATKSPKNKRKGTKGGGRPRTGAGAGLPGGFPGGMPQLPPGLDPGDLAGGQGLPPGFKLPKIDFNKLGKGDNRPR; encoded by the coding sequence GTGTTTGACACCTTGAGTGACCGCCTGACCGGGATCTTCACCAAGCTCCGCGGCAAGGGTCGGCTCACCGACGCCGACATCGACGCCACCGCGCGCGAGATCCGCATGGCGTTGCTGGAGGCGGACGTCGCGCTGCCCGTGGTCAAGGGCTTCATCGCCAAGCTCAAGGAGCGGGCCCGCGGCGCGGAGGTCTCCGAGGCGCTCAACCCGGCGCAGCAGATCGTCAAGATCGTCAACGAGGAGCTGATCAACGTCCTCGGCGGCGAGGGGCGGCGACTCCAGTTCGCCAAGCAGCCGCCGACCGTGATCATGCTGGCCGGCCTCCAGGGTTCCGGTAAGACCACCCTCGCCGGCAAGCTGGCCCGCTGGCTCAAGGCCCAGGGTCACCAGCCGCTGCTGGTCGCCGCCGACCTCCAGCGCCCCAACGCCGTCGGGCAGCTCCAGGTGCTCGGTGGCCGCGCCGGCGTCGAGGTGTACGCCCCGGAGCCCGGCAACGGCACCGGCGACCCGGTGCAGGTCGCGCGCGCCTCGATCGAGCACGCCCGGCGGGCCGCCCGGGACATCGTCATCGTCGACACCGCCGGCCGCCTCGGCATCGACGCCGAGATGATGCAGCAGGCCGCCGACATCCGCGACGCGGTCGACCCGGACGAGGTCATCTTCGTCATCGACGCGATGGTCGGTCAGGACGCGGTCCGCACCGCCGAGGCGTTCCGCGACGGCGTCGGGATCACCGGCGTGGTGCTGGCGAAGCTCGACGGCGACGCGCGCGGTGGCGCCGCGCTGTCGGTCCGGGAGGTCACCGGGCAGCCGATCCTCTTCGCCTCCACCGGCGAGAAGCTGGAGGACTTCGACGTCTTCCACCCCGACCGGATGGCCAGCCGGATCCTCGGCATGGGCGACGTCCTCACTCTGATCGAGCAGGCCGAGCAGGCCTTCGACACCGATCAGAAGGAGAAGATGACCGCCAAGCTGATGGGCGGCGAGCAGTTCACCCTGGACGACTTCCTCGACCAGCTCATCGCGGTCCGCCGGATGGGCCCGATCGCCAACGTGCTGGCCATGATGCCCGGCATGGGGCAGATGAAGGACCAGCTCGCCGAGCTGGACGACAAGCACTTCGACCGGGTCACCGCGATCATCCGGTCGATGACCCCGGGCGAGCGCACCAACCCGAAGATCATCAACGGCTCCCGCCGGGCCCGCATCGCCAATGGCTCCGGCGTCGCCGTGATGGACGTCAACCAGCTGCTCAACCGCTTCGCCGACGCGCAGAAGATGATGAAGCAGATGGGCGGCATGATGGGCCTGCCCGGCGCGGGCCGGCGCAAGGCGACCAAGTCGCCGAAGAACAAGCGCAAGGGCACCAAGGGTGGCGGTCGGCCGCGTACCGGGGCGGGCGCCGGGCTGCCGGGCGGCTTCCCGGGCGGCATGCCGCAGCTCCCGCCGGGGCTGGACCCGGGCGACCTGGCCGGCGGTCAGGGCCTGCCGCCGGGCTTCAAGCTCCCGAAGATCGACTTCAACAAGCTCGGCAAGGGCGACAACCGCCCGCGCTGA
- a CDS encoding response regulator transcription factor, which translates to MIKVLLADDQDLIRIGLRALVESEGDLTVVGEAADGLRAVELARAERPDVVLMDVRMPGVDGIEATRRIVADPALAGTRVVVLTTFELDEYVFDALRHGASGFLTKDTPPAELLRAIRVVAEGEALLSPSVTRRVVREYAARPARVPRPHPRLDTLTEREREVVSLVGEGLSNAEIADRLVVSPATARTHVSRAMVKLAARDRAQLVVFAYQSGLVDT; encoded by the coding sequence ATGATCAAGGTGTTGCTCGCCGACGACCAGGACCTGATCCGGATCGGGCTGCGGGCCCTGGTGGAGAGCGAGGGCGACCTGACCGTGGTCGGCGAGGCCGCCGACGGGCTGCGCGCCGTGGAGCTGGCCCGCGCCGAGCGCCCGGACGTGGTGCTGATGGACGTCCGGATGCCGGGCGTGGACGGCATCGAGGCGACCCGGCGGATCGTCGCCGACCCGGCGCTGGCCGGCACCCGGGTGGTCGTGCTGACCACCTTCGAGCTCGACGAGTACGTCTTCGACGCGCTGCGGCACGGGGCGAGCGGCTTCCTGACCAAGGACACCCCGCCGGCGGAGCTGCTGCGGGCGATCCGCGTGGTGGCCGAGGGGGAGGCGCTGCTGTCGCCCTCGGTGACCCGCCGGGTGGTCCGGGAGTACGCCGCCCGGCCGGCCCGGGTGCCCCGCCCGCACCCCCGGCTGGACACCCTCACCGAGCGGGAGCGGGAGGTGGTAAGCCTGGTCGGCGAGGGGCTCAGCAACGCCGAGATCGCCGACCGGCTGGTGGTCAGCCCGGCCACCGCGCGTACCCATGTCAGCCGGGCGATGGTCAAGCTGGCCGCCCGGGACCGGGCCCAGCTGGTGGTCTTCGCGTACCAGTCGGGGCTGGTCGACACGTGA
- a CDS encoding sensor histidine kinase — MDQKRRGWRVGVGDSALALGLLAFGLAGTRGAAASEGVTVGGGAYALVAVAALALAVRRRWPLVTLAVGTLAATVYLLLGYPYGPILISFFVAVYTVAAHRPFRPAGTACGLALLVLLSGVFVGVRPWGPLGAMPAAAWVVVPFAVGTTVRLLRESAARDRADEARRLADGERLRVAREVHDVVGHGLAAIHLQAEIALHLLAKRPEQAETALRAISRTSKEALDELRVTLTVVRRDEADAQRAPAPGLDQVPQLRDRLAGAGVPVTVTVDGEPRPLPVAVDLAAYRVVQESLTNVLRHAGQASAAVRLRYSPAEVAVEVTDTGRGAPAGPGPGGGFGLAGMRERVTALGGAFTAGPVAGGGFRVYATLPVKEAS, encoded by the coding sequence ATGGACCAGAAGCGTCGCGGTTGGCGGGTGGGTGTCGGCGACAGCGCCCTGGCCCTGGGGTTGCTCGCCTTCGGGCTCGCCGGCACCCGCGGCGCCGCCGCGAGCGAGGGCGTCACCGTCGGCGGCGGGGCCTACGCCCTGGTGGCGGTGGCCGCGCTGGCGCTGGCCGTTCGACGGCGGTGGCCGCTGGTGACGCTCGCGGTCGGCACGCTGGCCGCCACGGTGTACCTGCTGCTCGGCTACCCCTACGGTCCGATCCTGATCTCGTTCTTCGTCGCGGTCTACACGGTCGCCGCGCATCGGCCGTTCCGGCCCGCCGGGACGGCCTGCGGCCTGGCGCTGCTCGTGCTGCTGAGCGGCGTGTTCGTCGGCGTCCGGCCGTGGGGTCCGCTCGGGGCCATGCCGGCGGCGGCGTGGGTGGTGGTGCCGTTCGCGGTCGGTACCACCGTGCGGCTGCTGCGGGAGAGCGCCGCCCGGGACCGCGCGGACGAGGCGCGCCGGCTGGCCGACGGCGAGCGGCTGCGGGTCGCCCGCGAGGTGCACGACGTGGTGGGGCACGGCCTGGCGGCGATCCACCTGCAGGCGGAGATCGCGCTGCACCTGCTGGCGAAGCGGCCGGAGCAGGCCGAGACCGCGTTGCGGGCGATCAGCCGGACCAGCAAGGAGGCCCTGGACGAGCTGCGGGTGACGCTCACCGTGGTCCGCCGGGACGAGGCGGACGCGCAGCGGGCCCCGGCCCCGGGGCTGGACCAGGTGCCGCAGCTGCGCGACCGGCTGGCCGGCGCCGGGGTCCCGGTCACCGTGACGGTCGACGGGGAGCCCCGCCCGCTGCCCGTGGCGGTCGACCTGGCCGCGTACCGGGTGGTGCAGGAGTCGTTGACCAACGTGCTGCGCCACGCCGGGCAGGCCAGCGCCGCGGTCCGGCTCCGGTACTCACCCGCCGAGGTCGCGGTGGAGGTGACCGACACCGGCCGGGGCGCGCCGGCCGGGCCCGGGCCGGGCGGCGGGTTTGGGCTGGCCGGGATGCGGGAGCGGGTCACCGCGCTCGGTGGCGCGTTCACCGCCGGGCCGGTCGCCGGCGGCGGTTTCCGGGTGTACGCGACGTTGCCGGTGAAGGAGGCTTCATGA
- a CDS encoding ABC transporter permease subunit, whose translation MSRSWRAETIKMVRRPASWLLLAITLVLSLVFTYLFPYASYAGGTGGPNTDRTLPMLLPDHLVGNSLGGLPVFLGAIVLIHGVLVVGGEYGWGTWKTVLSQGPSRLEVYAGKLLALAAAALVVVLCVFALGAASSALIAVAESQPVRWPPVGDLLTGIGAGWLVATMWAMLGAVLAVALRAVALPVGLGLVWMLAVQNLLAAIAAPLLDWVAQVQKGLPGPNAGSLAAALGAPADTPGVASAVGGGQAALVVAAYLVGFAVAGGWLLHRRDIG comes from the coding sequence ATGTCGCGTAGCTGGCGGGCCGAGACGATCAAAATGGTCCGACGGCCGGCGTCCTGGCTGCTGCTGGCCATCACGCTGGTGCTCTCCCTGGTCTTCACCTACCTCTTCCCGTACGCGAGCTACGCCGGCGGCACCGGCGGCCCGAACACCGACCGGACGCTGCCGATGCTGCTGCCCGATCACCTGGTGGGCAACTCCCTCGGCGGGCTGCCGGTCTTCCTCGGCGCCATCGTGCTGATCCACGGTGTGCTCGTGGTCGGTGGCGAGTACGGCTGGGGCACCTGGAAGACGGTGCTCTCCCAGGGCCCGTCCCGGCTGGAGGTGTACGCCGGCAAGCTGCTCGCCCTGGCGGCCGCCGCCCTCGTCGTCGTGCTCTGCGTCTTCGCCCTCGGCGCGGCGTCCAGCGCGCTGATCGCGGTCGCCGAGTCGCAGCCGGTGCGCTGGCCCCCGGTCGGTGACCTGCTCACCGGGATCGGGGCGGGGTGGCTCGTCGCGACGATGTGGGCGATGCTCGGTGCCGTGCTCGCCGTCGCGCTGCGTGCGGTGGCCCTGCCCGTCGGGCTGGGCCTGGTGTGGATGCTCGCCGTGCAGAACCTGCTCGCCGCGATCGCCGCGCCGCTGCTGGACTGGGTGGCCCAGGTGCAGAAGGGCCTGCCCGGGCCCAACGCCGGGTCGCTGGCGGCGGCGCTCGGGGCGCCCGCCGACACCCCCGGGGTCGCGTCCGCGGTCGGTGGCGGGCAGGCGGCGCTGGTGGTGGCGGCCTATCTCGTCGGGTTCGCCGTGGCGGGCGGGTGGTTGCTGCACCGCCGGGACATCGGTTAG
- a CDS encoding ABC transporter ATP-binding protein, which produces MDLPVRTQGLTKRYGGLTAVRDLNLTVRPGEVYGFLGPNGAGKTTTLRMLLGLVRPTAGTVRLLGRAPGAGRLTGVGALIEGPAFYPYLSGRDNLRVLARYAGVDAARVAVVLDLVDLTDRAGDRYAGYSLGMKQRLGVAAAMLKDPRLLILDEPTNGLDPAGMADMRTLIRRLGASGCTVLFSSHLLGEVEQVCDRVGVVSRGRMIAEGSVADLRGAAGLRVLADPLDDAAARVRELVGADRVRVVDGGLDLAVEPDRAAWLNAALVGAGVAVRELRPRERDLEQVFFDLIEKGTADVA; this is translated from the coding sequence ATGGACCTTCCAGTACGCACCCAGGGGCTCACGAAACGGTACGGCGGCCTGACGGCCGTGCGGGACCTGAACCTCACCGTCCGGCCCGGCGAGGTGTACGGCTTCCTCGGGCCCAACGGCGCCGGCAAGACCACCACCCTGCGGATGCTGCTCGGCCTGGTACGCCCCACCGCCGGCACCGTCCGGCTGCTCGGCCGGGCGCCGGGCGCCGGGCGGCTCACCGGTGTGGGCGCGCTGATCGAGGGCCCCGCCTTCTACCCGTACCTCTCCGGTCGGGACAACCTGCGGGTGCTCGCCCGCTACGCGGGGGTCGACGCCGCGCGGGTGGCGGTGGTGCTGGATCTGGTCGACCTGACCGACCGGGCCGGCGACCGGTACGCCGGCTACTCCCTGGGCATGAAGCAGCGCCTCGGGGTCGCCGCCGCGATGCTCAAGGACCCGCGCCTGCTGATTCTGGACGAGCCGACCAACGGCCTCGACCCGGCCGGTATGGCCGACATGCGGACGCTGATCCGCCGGCTCGGCGCGAGCGGCTGCACGGTGCTCTTCTCCAGCCATTTGCTCGGCGAGGTCGAGCAGGTCTGCGACCGGGTCGGGGTGGTCTCCCGGGGCCGGATGATCGCCGAGGGCAGCGTCGCCGACCTGCGCGGCGCGGCGGGCCTGCGGGTGCTGGCCGACCCGCTCGACGACGCCGCTGCGCGGGTCCGCGAGCTGGTCGGCGCGGACCGGGTGCGGGTGGTGGACGGCGGGTTGGACCTCGCCGTCGAGCCGGACCGGGCGGCGTGGCTCAACGCCGCGCTGGTCGGCGCCGGGGTGGCGGTCCGCGAGCTGCGACCCCGGGAGCGTGACCTGGAACAGGTGTTCTTCGACCTCATCGAGAAGGGAACGGCCGATGTCGCGTAG
- a CDS encoding [protein-PII] uridylyltransferase, whose translation MTSLIKRNASGNADNGDANLLINEVGGIGEAARRERAAGFDAWLGSLLPGRDGIALVAVGGLGRRQCAPHGDLDLVLLHAGVPGVDEFAASLWYPIWDAGVRLDHSVRTLGEALSVAQDDVKVALALLDARFVAGDRALADTLIRTAADHWRRTAVRRLPALREITESRWRTHGELAFLLEGDLKEAAGGLRDVGLLRAIATAGITDALRPAVRAAHLRLLDTRDALHQQVGRRVDRLLAQERDGVAGLLGLRQSPPGGSDDAQQAAAVVSDGDVLLRRVAGDARTVSHALDDAWRAADRLRSGRRRGGDGRPVRRPVARDVVEHDGELVLARTAIGARPDPSLSLRIAAAAATTRLPIARATCEWLAAYCPPLPAPWPPAARAALITLLGAGPGLVPAWETCDRYGLIDGWLPEWTRLRSLPQHNPVHRFTLDRHLVQTAYEASRHTREVDRPDLLLLGAFLHDIGKGLPGDHSTVGAPVAEAVAARIGLPAPEAALIGTLVRLHLLLPDVATRRDLDDPVTIAGVAERVGDTTTLDLLHGLVRADAAATGPAAWSDWKGRLVAELVARVRTALDTGALPAPPAPDPALVAGPLPVVHLTEDRVSVAAADRRGLLATVAGCLALHRLEVLAADASTVDGRALVECRVQPRYGLAPDPIALSTDLRRAVNGDVSVTQRLRGRALAARGEGAAPRVVWHREAATDAVLLELRAADAAGLLYRVTCALDEAGAQVRAARISTLGGDVVDAFYLVGGWPSDAERARLEAAVLAAV comes from the coding sequence ATGACCTCGTTGATCAAGAGGAATGCGTCAGGAAACGCCGACAACGGTGACGCAAACCTCTTGATCAACGAGGTCGGTGGCATCGGGGAGGCGGCGCGGCGGGAGCGGGCGGCGGGATTCGACGCCTGGCTCGGGTCGTTGCTGCCGGGGCGGGACGGGATCGCGCTGGTCGCCGTCGGCGGCCTGGGGCGGCGCCAGTGCGCGCCGCACGGCGACCTCGACCTGGTGCTGCTGCACGCCGGGGTGCCCGGCGTCGACGAGTTCGCCGCGTCGCTGTGGTACCCCATCTGGGACGCCGGCGTGCGGCTCGACCACTCGGTCCGCACCCTCGGCGAGGCGCTCTCGGTGGCCCAGGACGACGTCAAGGTCGCCCTGGCGCTGCTCGACGCGCGCTTCGTCGCCGGCGACCGGGCGCTCGCCGACACGCTCATCCGCACCGCCGCCGACCACTGGCGGCGCACCGCCGTCCGCCGGCTCCCCGCCCTCCGGGAGATCACGGAGAGCCGCTGGCGGACCCACGGCGAGCTGGCCTTCCTGCTCGAGGGAGACCTCAAGGAGGCCGCCGGCGGGCTGCGCGACGTGGGCCTGCTGCGGGCCATCGCCACCGCCGGCATCACCGACGCGCTGCGCCCCGCCGTCCGGGCCGCGCACCTGCGCCTGCTGGACACCCGCGACGCCCTGCACCAGCAGGTCGGCCGCCGAGTCGACCGGCTCCTCGCCCAGGAACGCGACGGCGTGGCCGGGCTGCTCGGCCTGCGCCAGTCCCCGCCCGGCGGCTCCGACGACGCGCAGCAGGCCGCTGCCGTGGTGAGCGACGGTGACGTCCTGCTGCGCCGGGTCGCCGGGGACGCCCGCACGGTCAGCCACGCCCTCGACGACGCCTGGCGCGCCGCCGACCGGTTGCGCTCCGGCCGCCGCCGGGGCGGCGACGGCCGTCCGGTGCGCCGGCCCGTCGCCCGGGACGTCGTCGAGCACGACGGGGAACTGGTGCTGGCCCGCACCGCCATCGGCGCCCGCCCCGACCCGAGCCTGTCGCTGCGGATCGCCGCCGCCGCGGCCACCACCCGGCTGCCGATCGCCCGGGCCACCTGCGAGTGGCTGGCCGCGTACTGCCCGCCGCTGCCCGCGCCCTGGCCGCCGGCCGCCCGCGCCGCGCTGATCACCCTGCTCGGGGCCGGTCCCGGTCTGGTGCCCGCCTGGGAGACCTGCGACCGGTACGGCCTGATCGACGGCTGGCTGCCGGAGTGGACCCGCCTGCGCAGCCTGCCCCAGCACAACCCGGTGCACCGGTTCACCCTCGACCGGCACCTGGTGCAGACCGCGTACGAGGCGAGCCGGCACACCCGCGAGGTGGACCGCCCCGACCTGCTGCTGCTCGGCGCGTTCCTGCACGACATCGGCAAGGGGCTGCCCGGCGACCACAGCACCGTGGGGGCGCCGGTGGCCGAGGCGGTGGCCGCCCGGATCGGCCTGCCCGCGCCCGAGGCGGCGCTGATCGGCACGCTGGTGCGGCTGCACCTGCTCCTGCCCGACGTGGCCACCCGGCGGGACCTCGACGACCCGGTGACCATCGCCGGGGTCGCCGAGCGGGTCGGCGACACCACAACGCTGGACCTGCTGCACGGCCTGGTCCGCGCCGACGCGGCGGCCACCGGGCCGGCCGCCTGGTCGGACTGGAAGGGGCGGCTGGTCGCCGAGCTGGTGGCCCGGGTGCGTACCGCGCTGGACACCGGCGCCCTGCCCGCGCCGCCGGCCCCGGACCCGGCGCTGGTGGCGGGGCCGCTGCCGGTCGTACACCTGACGGAGGACCGGGTGTCGGTGGCCGCGGCGGACCGGCGCGGCCTGCTCGCGACGGTGGCCGGCTGCCTGGCCCTGCACCGGCTGGAGGTACTGGCCGCGGACGCCTCCACGGTCGACGGCCGGGCCCTGGTCGAGTGCCGGGTGCAGCCCCGCTACGGGCTCGCGCCGGACCCGATCGCGCTCAGCACCGACCTGCGTCGCGCCGTCAACGGGGACGTCTCCGTCACCCAGCGGCTGCGCGGCCGCGCGCTCGCGGCGCGGGGGGAGGGGGCCGCGCCGCGAGTGGTGTGGCACCGGGAGGCGGCCACCGACGCGGTGCTGCTGGAGCTGCGCGCCGCCGACGCCGCCGGCCTGCTCTACCGGGTGACCTGCGCCCTCGACGAGGCCGGCGCCCAGGTCCGGGCGGCCCGGATCTCCACCCTCGGCGGCGACGTGGTGGACGCGTTCTACCTGGTGGGCGGCTGGCCCTCCGACGCCGAACGGGCCCGGCTCGAAGCGGCCGTGCTGGCCGCCGTCTGA
- a CDS encoding P-II family nitrogen regulator: protein MKLVTAVIKPYQLDAVKEALHALGVAGLTVSEVQGYGRQKGHTEVYRGAEYTVEFLPKIRVEVLTDEMDVDKIVDAIVAAARTGKIGDGKVWVTGVEEVVRVRTGERGLDAL, encoded by the coding sequence ATGAAGCTGGTGACCGCGGTCATCAAGCCGTACCAGCTGGACGCGGTGAAGGAGGCCCTGCACGCCCTCGGCGTGGCCGGCCTGACCGTCAGCGAGGTCCAGGGGTACGGGCGGCAGAAGGGGCACACCGAGGTCTACCGGGGTGCCGAGTACACGGTCGAGTTCCTGCCCAAGATCCGGGTCGAGGTGCTCACCGACGAGATGGACGTCGACAAGATCGTGGATGCGATCGTCGCCGCCGCCCGCACCGGCAAGATCGGCGACGGCAAGGTCTGGGTCACCGGGGTCGAGGAGGTCGTCCGGGTCCGTACCGGCGAGCGCGGCCTCGACGCCCTCTAG